From the genome of Gammaproteobacteria bacterium:
CTTGGGAAGCTTTGAGTTAAAGTCATCTTCAGGATGATGATAGCCAATAGCCAAAGCGACATCGCATCGATAGCCGTCAAGCTCATTTTTAAATTCCTCGTTCACTAAATCAATATCAATACCTTC
Proteins encoded in this window:
- a CDS encoding NAD(P)H-dependent oxidoreductase codes for the protein EGIDIDLVNEEFKNELDGYRCDVALAIGYHHPEDDFNSKLPKSRHRLENILLRI